Below is a genomic region from candidate division KSB1 bacterium.
GGCGAAAACCTCGCACCACTGCCGAGGAACGTGCGTTGAATTATTCCACGCTCTTTGCTGAAATGCTCATCGCCCATCTGCGATGTCAAACTGTTCATGGTCTCATCGAAGATGAGTTCTATTGCGTTGAGAGGTTTCATTCACGTTCGCATTTTTTGGCCAGGGCTGGCGCCTATAATCTGTGGTTCAACGTCGCGCGCCAGAACAGTTCCAAAGGCCATAAAACCCCGTGGGAAATTATTCATCCGGCCGTGGCCGCCTGGCAACCCGTTTTTCTCGACGAAATTTGGCGATCAAAATTTGACACTGAGCTAAAAGGGGGTACGATGTTATTCCGCAACCCTTTTTTCCGTTAGCAAAGCGCCTCTTGACTTTCCCAACAATTTGATTATTTTAAAACTTTGTTAATCATCCACACGACGGCGCCCGTCGGATTCGGCAAATTTTCCAAGTGACGTGTCATGCAGGAGGCATCTTTTTCAGCATCAGCACCGTGCTCAATATGAAAAAGATCCTTTCATGATGACATCGAAATGTTTCTTGCCGTATCAGCCCCAATAACCGCAATGCAAAGTTGAATACGAACAGGAGGAGGCGGCGATGCGCTACCTTTTTGGCTTGTTCATTTTGATGCTTCTAACTGCCTGCAGTCGGCAGCCGCATGCCGATCTGGTCGTCAAGAATGCCAAGATTTGGACCGTCAATCCCAACCAACCCGAGGCGGAAGCCCTGGCTGTGCAAAGAGGCAAAATCGTCGCAGTCGGCAGCGCGGCAGAGATTGAAAAATGGATCGACAACTCAACGCGCGTGATCGACGCCGCCGGAAAAAGAATCGTTCCCGGCTTCACCGATGCGCACACGCATTTTCTCACCGGCGGCCAAAGTTTGCTCACCATCGATTTGCGCGACTGCAAAAACGAAAAAGAGTTTTTGGCCCGGCTGAAAGCTTATGCCGACAAACTGCCGCCCGGACGCTGGATCACCGGCGGCAACTGGGATCACGAGCGCACCTTCGGCGGCGTGCTGCCGACACGCCAGCTCATTGACAAAGTCACACCCAACAACCCGGTCGCCATCAACCGCACCGATGGCCACATGCTGCTCGCCAATACCCTCGCGCTGCGAAAGGCCAAAATCACCATTGATACCTCCGAGCCGGAAGGCGGGGTGATTATCAAAGATTCGAGAACCGGTGAGCCGACCGGCATTCTCAAAGATGACGCGATGAATTTGGTTTATCATGTGATTCCTGCTGCAACTCCCGAAGAGTTGGATGAATGCCTGGCGGCGGCCATGAAATATGCTGCCGAGGTCGGTGTCACTTCGATTCACGACATGCTGAGCTGGAACGACTGGTCTGCTTACGAACGCGCGCGGAGCAATGGCACGTTAACGGTTCGCGTCAGCGCTTATTTCCCCATCAGCACGTGGGAGCGCGTTGTCGCTTTGCGCGATTCCGTCAAAAGTGATGAATGGCTGCGCGTCGGCGGCCTCAAAGGTTTCGTTGATGGCTCGCTCGGCTCTTCCACCGCATTGATGTTCGCGCCCTTTGCCGATGACTCCACCAACCGCGGCACGTATGTTTCCGATTGGTTTCCCGCCGGCATCATGCACCAACGCGTGAAAGCCGCGGATGCGGCCGGCTTGCAAATCGCTGTGCATGCCATCGGCGACAGCGCCAATTCAGAAATGCTGGATATTTACGAGCAAGTTGCAAAAGAGAACGGCCCGAAAGATCGGCGCTTCCGCATCGAGCACGCGCAGCATTTGCATCCCAAAGACATTTCACGTTTCAAAACGCTCGGTGTAATTCCCAGCATGCAACCCTACCATTGCATCGACGACGGCCGCTGGGCCGAAAAACGCCTCGGCGCCGAACGCAGCCAAACCACCTACGCATTTCGCTCGCTGCTTGATGCCGGCGCCAATTTGGCTTTTGGCTCTGATTGGTTCGTCGCGCCGCTGGATCCGATTCAAGGCATTTACGCCGCGGTGACTCGCCAAACCCTTGATGGCGGCCACCCCCATGGCTGGGTTCCCCAACAAAAAATTTCCGTCGCCGAAGCGGTGAAATGTTACACCATCAACGATGCGTATGCCGAATTTGCCGAGAACAAGAAGGGCAGTTTGGAAGTCGACAAATGGGCGGATTTTGTGATGCTCTCGGATGATATTTTTGCGATTGACCCGGTGCAGATTCGCAAGGTGAAAGTGGTGATGACGGTGGTGGGAGGGAAGGTGGTTTTTGAGAAATAATTAGGGGTATTTTGTTTACTTTTTAGGGGCAAAAGGGGCGGCGAAGAAGCGGATAAGGGGCGGTTTCATGCCTTACTTTCAACTTCCGTATGAAATATTTTTTACGAATGGGCTGCGGACTTGTCTTGCTGATGCTCAGCGACCTTTCCGCTCAATTCGCTTTTTATGATTCACTGAGCGGCATATATTGGGCACAAATCGAGCCGCCCAGTGGCGAGCAGTTCGGCTCCTGCCAAATTCTCCGCGAAGGCTTGGGCTATCTCAGCACTTCGACCGGCACGCTGTATGAGTACGACGCCTCGCGACCCCAGCGCTGGCGCCGTTTGCCGCGACCTGAACCGTACACGATTGGCAAATATTTCGCACTGGCGCCGGATGACATTTGGGCGGTCGTCGAAGTACTGGAAATTTACAAGCAGGTTCTTTTTCATTGGGATGGCAAAAATTGGTCGCGCGTCTCCTCGCCCAACGTCTACAACATTCGTGATCTGCTGTTTACTTCACCGGAAGAAGGGTGGCTCGCTTGTGAATATGGCGAGCTCTGGCATTACTTCCGCGGAAAGTGGCAGCAGGAAAAATTGCCGCTCTTCATTCACGTCAATAAGCTGAGCTTCACGGCTGATGATGCTCTTTATGCCGCTTGTGAAGCGCCGGACCAAGTCGCGCTTTTACGAGGTTGGCAGGGAAAATGGCAAATTCTCTTTTCCTTCGATTTTAATTTTCTACCAACAACGATCACGTTATCCCCATCCAACATTCTGCTGCTTGGCGGTATTGGTTTTCCCCGGAAGAACGTCGATTTGGAAGGACAGCCTGCTCGACTGATGCAGCTGAAGGATGTCCAATTCTTCTCCAATGATTCAGGCTGTGCCCCTATGGGATACGGTATCGATCAGAACACCATCTACCTGTTTCAAGACACGGCATATTCTGCACTGGCGCAATATCCAAAAGGCCTTTCCGACCTCTGTCTCTTCAATCAGCGTTTCTCCTGGATCATCGGCAACGATGGGCTTATTCTCGCGCCTCAGCGCCAGCCAATTTCCACGCCGCCGCAAATTGATCCCGCCTTTGGCTTCAGGGAACAGGACATTTCTCATCTGTATGGCATGGCCGTTTTGCAAAATCAACCCGGGGAATTATCCCGGCTGTACTTTGCACACACCGGCGCGCCGAACTCGGTTTATGACTTCACGGATTTCTATACGCCGCCGCTAAAAATCGCTAATCACGCGCCGCGGCTGAATCTTTCCGGCCCGGAAAAGTATGTAAATCGCCACGACGCAAACAAAGATCCGCTGATCAATTATGACCACGGCATCGCCACCGGTGACCTCAATGGCGACGGTCGCGATGACATTGTCGTCACCAGCATGTACGGCCATCCGTTTGTCTATTTCAATAGCGGACACGACTATTATTTCGATGCCACCGCCTATTCGGGACTGCAAAGCTGGGGATATGTCGAGCAGCGGCCCATGCTGGCCAATTTATTCGATGCCGACCACGACGGTGACCTCGACCTCTTCATTGCCTGCCAATATCAAAGCAACGCGTTTTTTATCAATAACGGCCGTGGTAAGTTCACGGAAGTAACCCGAGCTACTGGCCTCTTCACCGAAGGCGGTGGCATTGGTGGCTACGTCGCCGATTTCGATGGCGACGGCTGGGAAGACCTTTATGTCACCCGGGTCAATCGGCCCAATCTCATGTATCGCAATCTTGGCCCGGATTCCCTCACCGGTCTTCCGCGGTTTGCCGATGCCAGCGCTGCAAGTGGTGACGCCTGCTGGCCTTCGCTGAAACAATCCCAAGGCGTGGCTGTCGCCGATTATGACAACGACGGCGATTTGGATCTGTTCGTCTGCAACCTTTTGGAAAGCAACCGGCTATGGCAAAATAACGGCAAAGGATTCTTTACCGAGGTGACGGCACAAGCGAGGCTCGAGGACAACGATCAGAGTGTCGGCGCCACTTTCTTTGATGCCGATCACGACGGCGATCTCGATCTCGTCGTTGCGAACAAAGGGCCTGACCGCTTTTATAAAAACAACGGGGATGGAACTTTCACCGAACGCAGTGAATATCTCGGCGGCCCGCGCTTCGCTGCCGATGTGATGCATACCAGCCGGCATTTCGGCGGCAACAGCTCCGGCACCTTGATACTCGATTTGGATCAAGATGCCGATCTGGATGTGCTGATCAGCAATTACGATACAGGCCTGTTTGTTTTCCGGAACCAGTTGAATAACCGCGAGTCCGCCATTCAAATTTTTCCCGAGGGCATTGTGAGCAATCGCTCTGCAGTTGGCGCCAAAGTT
It encodes:
- a CDS encoding amidohydrolase; translation: MRYLFGLFILMLLTACSRQPHADLVVKNAKIWTVNPNQPEAEALAVQRGKIVAVGSAAEIEKWIDNSTRVIDAAGKRIVPGFTDAHTHFLTGGQSLLTIDLRDCKNEKEFLARLKAYADKLPPGRWITGGNWDHERTFGGVLPTRQLIDKVTPNNPVAINRTDGHMLLANTLALRKAKITIDTSEPEGGVIIKDSRTGEPTGILKDDAMNLVYHVIPAATPEELDECLAAAMKYAAEVGVTSIHDMLSWNDWSAYERARSNGTLTVRVSAYFPISTWERVVALRDSVKSDEWLRVGGLKGFVDGSLGSSTALMFAPFADDSTNRGTYVSDWFPAGIMHQRVKAADAAGLQIAVHAIGDSANSEMLDIYEQVAKENGPKDRRFRIEHAQHLHPKDISRFKTLGVIPSMQPYHCIDDGRWAEKRLGAERSQTTYAFRSLLDAGANLAFGSDWFVAPLDPIQGIYAAVTRQTLDGGHPHGWVPQQKISVAEAVKCYTINDAYAEFAENKKGSLEVDKWADFVMLSDDIFAIDPVQIRKVKVVMTVVGGKVVFEK
- a CDS encoding FG-GAP-like repeat-containing protein, producing the protein MKYFLRMGCGLVLLMLSDLSAQFAFYDSLSGIYWAQIEPPSGEQFGSCQILREGLGYLSTSTGTLYEYDASRPQRWRRLPRPEPYTIGKYFALAPDDIWAVVEVLEIYKQVLFHWDGKNWSRVSSPNVYNIRDLLFTSPEEGWLACEYGELWHYFRGKWQQEKLPLFIHVNKLSFTADDALYAACEAPDQVALLRGWQGKWQILFSFDFNFLPTTITLSPSNILLLGGIGFPRKNVDLEGQPARLMQLKDVQFFSNDSGCAPMGYGIDQNTIYLFQDTAYSALAQYPKGLSDLCLFNQRFSWIIGNDGLILAPQRQPISTPPQIDPAFGFREQDISHLYGMAVLQNQPGELSRLYFAHTGAPNSVYDFTDFYTPPLKIANHAPRLNLSGPEKYVNRHDANKDPLINYDHGIATGDLNGDGRDDIVVTSMYGHPFVYFNSGHDYYFDATAYSGLQSWGYVEQRPMLANLFDADHDGDLDLFIACQYQSNAFFINNGRGKFTEVTRATGLFTEGGGIGGYVADFDGDGWEDLYVTRVNRPNLMYRNLGPDSLTGLPRFADASAASGDACWPSLKQSQGVAVADYDNDGDLDLFVCNLLESNRLWQNNGKGFFTEVTAQARLEDNDQSVGATFFDADHDGDLDLVVANKGPDRFYKNNGDGTFTERSEYLGGPRFAADVMHTSRHFGGNSSGTLILDLDQDADLDVLISNYDTGLFVFRNQLNNRESAIQIFPEGIVSNRSAVGAKVFLYESGKMNDPDRLVGLRMIESANSYGCSPAKMAHFGVDPEKTYEAKIIFPSGIVREIEGLRGGDRLLVPELQGLAANAIKAQHTLSNLLFGYRSREGFGVLLSGAMLLILMLLAGRKIVGLSAYDQKVFAGVYASVFLVCFILWFARDHLTFVARPLVSSAGLSVLVMIYLHTKRLYQARPASLEMLQMRLNAFGHGTMIHDLMNRLAFYAENFDAAVALPTAGRARLLEAIRGLLHSLTHEIRAILRYQYGNNFAMDLAFRLEATWAKLKKALARLRRSFETGEKLEPTRFTEIATLQQQLREQVATIKKRFDEQYYVDVNAVITELLRQGDYPGVRFTPSPRQIRARITDADLSYVLDELVQNALRHIDEQPAQIDITVHHAYDELHIDVQDNGSGIPQHLWEEIFRFGFTTRPAGKGGFGLYHARQRLEKYGGKIFVAASEMGRGATMRICLKADL